CACCGACGCCGAGGGCCGGCTGATTCTGTGCGACGCGCTCAGCTACGCGGCGCGCTTCAAACCGCGCGCCCTGATCGACGTCGCCACCCTCACCGGGGCCTGCGTGATCGCGCTGGGCAACCTGCGCGCGGGCCTCTACAGCAACCGCGACGAGCTGGCGCAAGCCCTGCAGGACGCGGGGGCGGCGGCGCTCGATCCGTGCTGGCGCATGCCGCTCGACGAAGAATACGCCGAGGGGTTGAAATCGAACTTCGCTGACATGGCCAACATCGCCGGCCGCCCGGCGGGCTCGGTCACGGCGGCCAAGTTTTTGCAAAAGTTCGTGGACCCCGAGCAGGCTTGGGCGCACCTAGACATCGCCGGTGTGGCCTGGAAGGGCGGCAGCGCCAAGGGCGCCACCGGGCGCCCGGTGGCGCTGCTGGTGCAGTACCTGCTCGACGAGGCCGCGCGCATGGTCAACGACCAACCGGCCATGGCGCCCAAGGCGGCCACCGGCGCCAAAGGGCGCAAGCGCTGAATGCGCCCGCACCCCTCGAGCGCGGTGGCATGAAAACGGTGGTTTTCCACTTCAATGTGGGGGCACCCGTGCCCTACCTGTGTCGGCTGCTGCGCAAGGCCAACCACGCGGGCCAGCGCACGTGGGTGCTGCTCGCGCCCGGGCTGGCGCACGAGCTCGACGCCGCGCTCTGGACCTTCAGCCCCGACGAGTTCATCGCCCATGGGCGCTACGAGGCAGACCACGAGGGCGGCCTCGGGGGCGGAGAGTCGGCGGGTGCAAAGGGCGCTGCGGGTCGGGGGCAGGCCGGGTTGTGGCAGCGCGCGCCCGTGGTGCTGTCAGAGCAGTTGGTGGCGCAAAGCAGCAGCTGGCCCTTGCTGATCAATCTGCAAGAGCCGGTG
This sequence is a window from Serpentinimonas maccroryi. Protein-coding genes within it:
- a CDS encoding DNA polymerase III subunit chi; translated protein: MKTVVFHFNVGAPVPYLCRLLRKANHAGQRTWVLLAPGLAHELDAALWTFSPDEFIAHGRYEADHEGGLGGGESAGAKGAAGRGQAGLWQRAPVVLSEQLVAQSSSWPLLINLQEPVPPDVERFERLIEIVPADEALKQAARLRWRHYSQLGWTLQHHDASA